The Primulina huaijiensis isolate GDHJ02 chromosome 12, ASM1229523v2, whole genome shotgun sequence genome has a window encoding:
- the LOC140989379 gene encoding uncharacterized protein, with protein MNSHFQFHASSSSSSSLSDNEDETPTNWMDDFENLDNTRNAILNIVAQDQQLFATYIIHQEQEVTHGGSIPGHIVIHRDREIADRNLFNDYFADNPRYNEAMFRRRFRMSRNLFLHIVDEVKNHDIYFTQKSDSVGRLGLSTIQKTTTALRILAYALPADATDEYIKIGESTAIQCMQRFCRAVVEVFAERYLRSPTANDVAKLLYISKQRGFPAQGIAPRAHYTIGGKEYDTGYYLADGIYPKWSTIVQSIHDPHSPKKKYFAMKQESCRKDVERTFGVLQSRFAIVASPARAWKKHHLHDIMTACIIMHNMIIEYERDLSAPIEDMREAPTPDVEMVVDENIRFQEFFARYKRIKNKDAHYALRNALIDHLWEEYSCSDV; from the exons ATGAATTCTCATTTCCAATTTCACGCATCATCCTCTAGTTCATCTTCATTGTCTGATAATGAAGATGAAACACCTACTAATTGGATGGATGATTTTGAGAATTTGGATAATACACGAAATGCAATATTGAATATTGTAGCACAAGATCAACAGTTGTTTGCTACCTACATTATCCACCAAGAGCAAGAAGTCACACACGGAGGTTCAATACCAGGTCATATAGTAATTCACCGTGATCGGGAAATTGCCGACCGTAATCTGTTCAACGATTACTTTGCCGATAACCCAAGATATAACGAAGCAATGTTCCGACGGAGATTTCGAATGTCTCGAAATCTTTTTCTTCATATAGTTGATGAAGTAAAGAATCATGATATTTACTTCACACAAAAAAGTGATAGTGTGGGGCGTCTCGGGCTATCGACTATTCAAAAAACAACTACTGCTTTGCGAATTTTAGCTTATGCATTACCCGCGGATGCTACGGATGAATATATCAAAATCGGAGAGTCCACTGCAATTCAATGCATGCAACGCTTTTGTCGAGCCGTGGTGGAAGTTTTTGCTGAGCGATACTTGAGATCTCCTACTGCCAATGATGTTGCCAAGTTACTTTATATTAGTAAACAACGCGGATTCCC CGCACAAGGTATTGCCCCTCGAGCTCATTATACAATTGGAGGAAAAGAATATGATACAGGATATTACTTGGCTGATGGTATTTATCCCAAATGGTCAACTATTGTACAATCTATCCACGATCCACACAGtccaaaaaagaaatattttgcaaTGAAACAAGAGTCCTGTAGAAAAGACGTGGAGCGTACATTTGGTGTTCTCCAATCTCGATTTGCGATTGTGGCATCTCCAGCACGTGCTTGGAAGAAACATCATTTACATGATATAATGACAGCATGTATTATAATGCACAATATGATTATCGAATATGAACGTGACCTTAGCGCACCCATTGAAGATATGAGAGAAGCACCAACTCCGGATGTAGAAATGGTTGTCGATGAGAATATtagatttcaagaatttttcGCTCGATATAAAAGGATAAAAAACAAAGATGCTCACTATGCACTACGAAATGCTTTAATTGATCATTTGTGGGAGGAATATAGTTGTTCAGATGTTTGA